A single Sander lucioperca isolate FBNREF2018 chromosome 24, SLUC_FBN_1.2, whole genome shotgun sequence DNA region contains:
- the prkag3a gene encoding 5'-AMP-activated protein kinase subunit gamma-1 isoform X2, translated as MEPPSQVLLPEKRKEIKKQEADATVYMNFMKSHCCYDAIPTSCKLVIFDTTLQVKKAFFALVANGLRAAPLWDSKLQRFVGMLTITDFINILHCYYKSPLVQMYELENHKIETWRGDSFQNIYLQCSNHFLISISPEASLFDAIYSLLKYKIHRLPVIDPESGNVLHILTHKRILKFLHIFKKVPKPAFIGRQIQELEIGTFRNIATVQQTASLYDALSIFVERRVSALPVVDEQGKVVSLYSRFDVINLAAQKMYNNLDMPMQEAVRRRSCFVEGVIKCYPDETLEIIIDRIVNAEVHRLVLVDRADVVKGIISLSDLLQAMVLTPAEDRAYVFQKLTCD; from the exons ATGGAGCCTCCCTCACAG GTGTTACTCCcagaaaagaggaaggaaataaagaaacagg AGGCTGACGCCACAGTCTACATGAATTTCATGAAAAGTCACTGCTGCTATGATGCCATTCCAACCAGCTGTAAACTGGTCATATTTGATACCACACTACAA GTGAAAAAGGCCTTTTTTGCACTGGTGGCAAATGGCTTGAGGGCTGCGCCTTTATGGGACAGCAAGCTGCAGAGATTTGTGG GTATGCTGACTATTACGGATTTCATCAACATCCTCCATTGCTATTACAAGTCCCCTTTG GTTCAAATGTATGAGCTGGAGAACCACAAGATTGAGACATGGCGAGGTGATTCATTTCAAA ATATCTACTTACAGTGTTCCAATCACTTCCTCATTAGTATTTCCCCAGAGGCCAG CCTCTTTGACGCCATCTATTCCTTACTCAAATATAAGATCCACAGGCTGCCAGTCATCGATCCAGAGTCTGGAAATGTCCTGCACATTCTCACCCACAAAAGAATCCTCAAGTTTCTCCATATATTT aaAAAAGTTCCCAAGCCTGCATTCATTGGAAGGCAGATCCAGGAGCTTGAGATTGGGACGTTCAGGAACATCGCCACTGTTCAGCAAACAGCATCACTTTATGATGCCCTCTCCATTTTTGTGGAAAGGCGAGTGTCTGCACTACCTGTGGTGGATGAACAAG GCAAAGTGGTGTCACTCTACTCAAGATTTGATGTGATA AATCTAGCAGCCCAGAAGATGTACAACAATCTGGACATGCCGATGCAGGAGGCCGTTCGCAGGCGCTCATGTTTTGTTGAGGGAGTAATCAAGTGCTACCCTGATGAAACCTTGGAAATCATCATAGACCGTATAGTCAACGCTGAG GTCCATCGGCTGGTCCTGGTGGACCGGGCTGATGTGGTGAAGGGCATCATCTCTCTGTCTGACCTGCTGCAGGCCATGGTCTTAACCCCCGCAG AAGATCGTGCTTATGTCTTTCAGAAATTAACTTGTGACTGA
- the prkag3a gene encoding 5'-AMP-activated protein kinase subunit gamma-1 isoform X1, which translates to MEPPSQVLLPEKRKEIKKQEADATVYMNFMKSHCCYDAIPTSCKLVIFDTTLQVKKAFFALVANGLRAAPLWDSKLQRFVGMLTITDFINILHCYYKSPLVQMYELENHKIETWRGDSFQNIYLQCSNHFLISISPEASLFDAIYSLLKYKIHRLPVIDPESGNVLHILTHKRILKFLHIFQKKVPKPAFIGRQIQELEIGTFRNIATVQQTASLYDALSIFVERRVSALPVVDEQGKVVSLYSRFDVINLAAQKMYNNLDMPMQEAVRRRSCFVEGVIKCYPDETLEIIIDRIVNAEVHRLVLVDRADVVKGIISLSDLLQAMVLTPAEDRAYVFQKLTCD; encoded by the exons ATGGAGCCTCCCTCACAG GTGTTACTCCcagaaaagaggaaggaaataaagaaacagg AGGCTGACGCCACAGTCTACATGAATTTCATGAAAAGTCACTGCTGCTATGATGCCATTCCAACCAGCTGTAAACTGGTCATATTTGATACCACACTACAA GTGAAAAAGGCCTTTTTTGCACTGGTGGCAAATGGCTTGAGGGCTGCGCCTTTATGGGACAGCAAGCTGCAGAGATTTGTGG GTATGCTGACTATTACGGATTTCATCAACATCCTCCATTGCTATTACAAGTCCCCTTTG GTTCAAATGTATGAGCTGGAGAACCACAAGATTGAGACATGGCGAGGTGATTCATTTCAAA ATATCTACTTACAGTGTTCCAATCACTTCCTCATTAGTATTTCCCCAGAGGCCAG CCTCTTTGACGCCATCTATTCCTTACTCAAATATAAGATCCACAGGCTGCCAGTCATCGATCCAGAGTCTGGAAATGTCCTGCACATTCTCACCCACAAAAGAATCCTCAAGTTTCTCCATATATTT cagaaAAAAGTTCCCAAGCCTGCATTCATTGGAAGGCAGATCCAGGAGCTTGAGATTGGGACGTTCAGGAACATCGCCACTGTTCAGCAAACAGCATCACTTTATGATGCCCTCTCCATTTTTGTGGAAAGGCGAGTGTCTGCACTACCTGTGGTGGATGAACAAG GCAAAGTGGTGTCACTCTACTCAAGATTTGATGTGATA AATCTAGCAGCCCAGAAGATGTACAACAATCTGGACATGCCGATGCAGGAGGCCGTTCGCAGGCGCTCATGTTTTGTTGAGGGAGTAATCAAGTGCTACCCTGATGAAACCTTGGAAATCATCATAGACCGTATAGTCAACGCTGAG GTCCATCGGCTGGTCCTGGTGGACCGGGCTGATGTGGTGAAGGGCATCATCTCTCTGTCTGACCTGCTGCAGGCCATGGTCTTAACCCCCGCAG AAGATCGTGCTTATGTCTTTCAGAAATTAACTTGTGACTGA
- the prkag3a gene encoding 5'-AMP-activated protein kinase subunit gamma-1 isoform X3, with the protein MEPPSQVLLPEKRKEIKKQEADATVYMNFMKSHCCYDAIPTSCKLVIFDTTLQVKKAFFALVANGLRAAPLWDSKLQRFVGMLTITDFINILHCYYKSPLVQMYELENHKIETWRDIYLQCSNHFLISISPEASLFDAIYSLLKYKIHRLPVIDPESGNVLHILTHKRILKFLHIFQKKVPKPAFIGRQIQELEIGTFRNIATVQQTASLYDALSIFVERRVSALPVVDEQGKVVSLYSRFDVINLAAQKMYNNLDMPMQEAVRRRSCFVEGVIKCYPDETLEIIIDRIVNAEVHRLVLVDRADVVKGIISLSDLLQAMVLTPAEDRAYVFQKLTCD; encoded by the exons ATGGAGCCTCCCTCACAG GTGTTACTCCcagaaaagaggaaggaaataaagaaacagg AGGCTGACGCCACAGTCTACATGAATTTCATGAAAAGTCACTGCTGCTATGATGCCATTCCAACCAGCTGTAAACTGGTCATATTTGATACCACACTACAA GTGAAAAAGGCCTTTTTTGCACTGGTGGCAAATGGCTTGAGGGCTGCGCCTTTATGGGACAGCAAGCTGCAGAGATTTGTGG GTATGCTGACTATTACGGATTTCATCAACATCCTCCATTGCTATTACAAGTCCCCTTTG GTTCAAATGTATGAGCTGGAGAACCACAAGATTGAGACATGGCGAG ATATCTACTTACAGTGTTCCAATCACTTCCTCATTAGTATTTCCCCAGAGGCCAG CCTCTTTGACGCCATCTATTCCTTACTCAAATATAAGATCCACAGGCTGCCAGTCATCGATCCAGAGTCTGGAAATGTCCTGCACATTCTCACCCACAAAAGAATCCTCAAGTTTCTCCATATATTT cagaaAAAAGTTCCCAAGCCTGCATTCATTGGAAGGCAGATCCAGGAGCTTGAGATTGGGACGTTCAGGAACATCGCCACTGTTCAGCAAACAGCATCACTTTATGATGCCCTCTCCATTTTTGTGGAAAGGCGAGTGTCTGCACTACCTGTGGTGGATGAACAAG GCAAAGTGGTGTCACTCTACTCAAGATTTGATGTGATA AATCTAGCAGCCCAGAAGATGTACAACAATCTGGACATGCCGATGCAGGAGGCCGTTCGCAGGCGCTCATGTTTTGTTGAGGGAGTAATCAAGTGCTACCCTGATGAAACCTTGGAAATCATCATAGACCGTATAGTCAACGCTGAG GTCCATCGGCTGGTCCTGGTGGACCGGGCTGATGTGGTGAAGGGCATCATCTCTCTGTCTGACCTGCTGCAGGCCATGGTCTTAACCCCCGCAG AAGATCGTGCTTATGTCTTTCAGAAATTAACTTGTGACTGA
- the prkag3a gene encoding 5'-AMP-activated protein kinase subunit gamma-1 isoform X5: MEPPSQVLLPEKRKEIKKQEADATVYMNFMKSHCCYDAIPTSCKLVIFDTTLQVKKAFFALVANGLRAAPLWDSKLQRFVGMLTITDFINILHCYYKSPLVQMYELENHKIETWRDIYLQCSNHFLISISPEASLFDAIYSLLKYKIHRLPVIDPESGNVLHILTHKRILKFLHIFKKVPKPAFIGRQIQELEIGTFRNIATVQQTASLYDALSIFVERRVSALPVVDEQGKVVSLYSRFDVINLAAQKMYNNLDMPMQEAVRRRSCFVEGVIKCYPDETLEIIIDRIVNAEVHRLVLVDRADVVKGIISLSDLLQAMVLTPAEDRAYVFQKLTCD; encoded by the exons ATGGAGCCTCCCTCACAG GTGTTACTCCcagaaaagaggaaggaaataaagaaacagg AGGCTGACGCCACAGTCTACATGAATTTCATGAAAAGTCACTGCTGCTATGATGCCATTCCAACCAGCTGTAAACTGGTCATATTTGATACCACACTACAA GTGAAAAAGGCCTTTTTTGCACTGGTGGCAAATGGCTTGAGGGCTGCGCCTTTATGGGACAGCAAGCTGCAGAGATTTGTGG GTATGCTGACTATTACGGATTTCATCAACATCCTCCATTGCTATTACAAGTCCCCTTTG GTTCAAATGTATGAGCTGGAGAACCACAAGATTGAGACATGGCGAG ATATCTACTTACAGTGTTCCAATCACTTCCTCATTAGTATTTCCCCAGAGGCCAG CCTCTTTGACGCCATCTATTCCTTACTCAAATATAAGATCCACAGGCTGCCAGTCATCGATCCAGAGTCTGGAAATGTCCTGCACATTCTCACCCACAAAAGAATCCTCAAGTTTCTCCATATATTT aaAAAAGTTCCCAAGCCTGCATTCATTGGAAGGCAGATCCAGGAGCTTGAGATTGGGACGTTCAGGAACATCGCCACTGTTCAGCAAACAGCATCACTTTATGATGCCCTCTCCATTTTTGTGGAAAGGCGAGTGTCTGCACTACCTGTGGTGGATGAACAAG GCAAAGTGGTGTCACTCTACTCAAGATTTGATGTGATA AATCTAGCAGCCCAGAAGATGTACAACAATCTGGACATGCCGATGCAGGAGGCCGTTCGCAGGCGCTCATGTTTTGTTGAGGGAGTAATCAAGTGCTACCCTGATGAAACCTTGGAAATCATCATAGACCGTATAGTCAACGCTGAG GTCCATCGGCTGGTCCTGGTGGACCGGGCTGATGTGGTGAAGGGCATCATCTCTCTGTCTGACCTGCTGCAGGCCATGGTCTTAACCCCCGCAG AAGATCGTGCTTATGTCTTTCAGAAATTAACTTGTGACTGA
- the prkag3a gene encoding 5'-AMP-activated protein kinase subunit gamma-1 isoform X8 has product MGQQAAEICMLTITDFINILHCYYKSPLVQMYELENHKIETWRGDSFQNIYLQCSNHFLISISPEASLFDAIYSLLKYKIHRLPVIDPESGNVLHILTHKRILKFLHIFQKKVPKPAFIGRQIQELEIGTFRNIATVQQTASLYDALSIFVERRVSALPVVDEQGKVVSLYSRFDVINLAAQKMYNNLDMPMQEAVRRRSCFVEGVIKCYPDETLEIIIDRIVNAEVHRLVLVDRADVVKGIISLSDLLQAMVLTPAEDRAYVFQKLTCD; this is encoded by the exons ATGGGACAGCAAGCTGCAGAGATTT GTATGCTGACTATTACGGATTTCATCAACATCCTCCATTGCTATTACAAGTCCCCTTTG GTTCAAATGTATGAGCTGGAGAACCACAAGATTGAGACATGGCGAGGTGATTCATTTCAAA ATATCTACTTACAGTGTTCCAATCACTTCCTCATTAGTATTTCCCCAGAGGCCAG CCTCTTTGACGCCATCTATTCCTTACTCAAATATAAGATCCACAGGCTGCCAGTCATCGATCCAGAGTCTGGAAATGTCCTGCACATTCTCACCCACAAAAGAATCCTCAAGTTTCTCCATATATTT cagaaAAAAGTTCCCAAGCCTGCATTCATTGGAAGGCAGATCCAGGAGCTTGAGATTGGGACGTTCAGGAACATCGCCACTGTTCAGCAAACAGCATCACTTTATGATGCCCTCTCCATTTTTGTGGAAAGGCGAGTGTCTGCACTACCTGTGGTGGATGAACAAG GCAAAGTGGTGTCACTCTACTCAAGATTTGATGTGATA AATCTAGCAGCCCAGAAGATGTACAACAATCTGGACATGCCGATGCAGGAGGCCGTTCGCAGGCGCTCATGTTTTGTTGAGGGAGTAATCAAGTGCTACCCTGATGAAACCTTGGAAATCATCATAGACCGTATAGTCAACGCTGAG GTCCATCGGCTGGTCCTGGTGGACCGGGCTGATGTGGTGAAGGGCATCATCTCTCTGTCTGACCTGCTGCAGGCCATGGTCTTAACCCCCGCAG AAGATCGTGCTTATGTCTTTCAGAAATTAACTTGTGACTGA
- the prkag3a gene encoding 5'-AMP-activated protein kinase subunit gamma-1 isoform X4 has product MEPPSQVLLPEKRKEIKKQEADATVYMNFMKSHCCYDAIPTSCKLVIFDTTLQVKKAFFALVANGLRAAPLWDSKLQRFVGMLTITDFINILHCYYKSPLVQMYELENHKIETWRGDSFQNIYLQCSNHFLISISPEASLFDAIYSLLKYKIHRLPVIDPESGNVLHILTHKRILKFLHIFQKKVPKPAFIGRQIQELEIGTFRNIATVQQTASLYDALSIFVERRVSALPVVDEQGKVVSLYSRFDVINLAAQKMYNNLDMPMQEAVRRRSCFVEGVIKCYPDETLEIIIDRIVNAEVHRLVLVDRADVVKGIISLSDLLQAMVLTPAGIDALLS; this is encoded by the exons ATGGAGCCTCCCTCACAG GTGTTACTCCcagaaaagaggaaggaaataaagaaacagg AGGCTGACGCCACAGTCTACATGAATTTCATGAAAAGTCACTGCTGCTATGATGCCATTCCAACCAGCTGTAAACTGGTCATATTTGATACCACACTACAA GTGAAAAAGGCCTTTTTTGCACTGGTGGCAAATGGCTTGAGGGCTGCGCCTTTATGGGACAGCAAGCTGCAGAGATTTGTGG GTATGCTGACTATTACGGATTTCATCAACATCCTCCATTGCTATTACAAGTCCCCTTTG GTTCAAATGTATGAGCTGGAGAACCACAAGATTGAGACATGGCGAGGTGATTCATTTCAAA ATATCTACTTACAGTGTTCCAATCACTTCCTCATTAGTATTTCCCCAGAGGCCAG CCTCTTTGACGCCATCTATTCCTTACTCAAATATAAGATCCACAGGCTGCCAGTCATCGATCCAGAGTCTGGAAATGTCCTGCACATTCTCACCCACAAAAGAATCCTCAAGTTTCTCCATATATTT cagaaAAAAGTTCCCAAGCCTGCATTCATTGGAAGGCAGATCCAGGAGCTTGAGATTGGGACGTTCAGGAACATCGCCACTGTTCAGCAAACAGCATCACTTTATGATGCCCTCTCCATTTTTGTGGAAAGGCGAGTGTCTGCACTACCTGTGGTGGATGAACAAG GCAAAGTGGTGTCACTCTACTCAAGATTTGATGTGATA AATCTAGCAGCCCAGAAGATGTACAACAATCTGGACATGCCGATGCAGGAGGCCGTTCGCAGGCGCTCATGTTTTGTTGAGGGAGTAATCAAGTGCTACCCTGATGAAACCTTGGAAATCATCATAGACCGTATAGTCAACGCTGAG GTCCATCGGCTGGTCCTGGTGGACCGGGCTGATGTGGTGAAGGGCATCATCTCTCTGTCTGACCTGCTGCAGGCCATGGTCTTAACCCCCGCAGGTATTGATGCCCTTTTGTCCTAG
- the prkag3a gene encoding 5'-AMP-activated protein kinase subunit gamma-1 isoform X6 produces MEPPSQVLLPEKRKEIKKQEADATVYMNFMKSHCCYDAIPTSCKLVIFDTTLQVKKAFFALVANGLRAAPLWDSKLQRFVGMLTITDFINILHCYYKSPLVQMYELENHKIETWRDIYLQCSNHFLISISPEASLFDAIYSLLKYKIHRLPVIDPESGNVLHILTHKRILKFLHIFQKKVPKPAFIGRQIQELEIGTFRNIATVQQTASLYDALSIFVERRVSALPVVDEQGKVVSLYSRFDVINLAAQKMYNNLDMPMQEAVRRRSCFVEGVIKCYPDETLEIIIDRIVNAEVHRLVLVDRADVVKGIISLSDLLQAMVLTPAGIDALLS; encoded by the exons ATGGAGCCTCCCTCACAG GTGTTACTCCcagaaaagaggaaggaaataaagaaacagg AGGCTGACGCCACAGTCTACATGAATTTCATGAAAAGTCACTGCTGCTATGATGCCATTCCAACCAGCTGTAAACTGGTCATATTTGATACCACACTACAA GTGAAAAAGGCCTTTTTTGCACTGGTGGCAAATGGCTTGAGGGCTGCGCCTTTATGGGACAGCAAGCTGCAGAGATTTGTGG GTATGCTGACTATTACGGATTTCATCAACATCCTCCATTGCTATTACAAGTCCCCTTTG GTTCAAATGTATGAGCTGGAGAACCACAAGATTGAGACATGGCGAG ATATCTACTTACAGTGTTCCAATCACTTCCTCATTAGTATTTCCCCAGAGGCCAG CCTCTTTGACGCCATCTATTCCTTACTCAAATATAAGATCCACAGGCTGCCAGTCATCGATCCAGAGTCTGGAAATGTCCTGCACATTCTCACCCACAAAAGAATCCTCAAGTTTCTCCATATATTT cagaaAAAAGTTCCCAAGCCTGCATTCATTGGAAGGCAGATCCAGGAGCTTGAGATTGGGACGTTCAGGAACATCGCCACTGTTCAGCAAACAGCATCACTTTATGATGCCCTCTCCATTTTTGTGGAAAGGCGAGTGTCTGCACTACCTGTGGTGGATGAACAAG GCAAAGTGGTGTCACTCTACTCAAGATTTGATGTGATA AATCTAGCAGCCCAGAAGATGTACAACAATCTGGACATGCCGATGCAGGAGGCCGTTCGCAGGCGCTCATGTTTTGTTGAGGGAGTAATCAAGTGCTACCCTGATGAAACCTTGGAAATCATCATAGACCGTATAGTCAACGCTGAG GTCCATCGGCTGGTCCTGGTGGACCGGGCTGATGTGGTGAAGGGCATCATCTCTCTGTCTGACCTGCTGCAGGCCATGGTCTTAACCCCCGCAGGTATTGATGCCCTTTTGTCCTAG
- the prkag3a gene encoding 5'-AMP-activated protein kinase subunit gamma-1 isoform X7, translating into MEPPSQVLLPEKRKEIKKQEADATVYMNFMKSHCCYDAIPTSCKLVIFDTTLQVKKAFFALVANGLRAAPLWDSKLQRFVGMLTITDFINILHCYYKSPLVQMYELENHKIETWRGDSFQNIYLQCSNHFLISISPEASLFDAIYSLLKYKIHRLPVIDPESGNVLHILTHKRILKFLHIFQKKVPKPAFIGRQIQELEIGTFRNIATVQQTASLYDALSIFVERRVSALPVVDEQGKVVSLYSRFDVINLAAQKMYNNLDMPMQEAVRRRSCFVEGVIKCYPDETLEIIIDRIVNAEVDVFL; encoded by the exons ATGGAGCCTCCCTCACAG GTGTTACTCCcagaaaagaggaaggaaataaagaaacagg AGGCTGACGCCACAGTCTACATGAATTTCATGAAAAGTCACTGCTGCTATGATGCCATTCCAACCAGCTGTAAACTGGTCATATTTGATACCACACTACAA GTGAAAAAGGCCTTTTTTGCACTGGTGGCAAATGGCTTGAGGGCTGCGCCTTTATGGGACAGCAAGCTGCAGAGATTTGTGG GTATGCTGACTATTACGGATTTCATCAACATCCTCCATTGCTATTACAAGTCCCCTTTG GTTCAAATGTATGAGCTGGAGAACCACAAGATTGAGACATGGCGAGGTGATTCATTTCAAA ATATCTACTTACAGTGTTCCAATCACTTCCTCATTAGTATTTCCCCAGAGGCCAG CCTCTTTGACGCCATCTATTCCTTACTCAAATATAAGATCCACAGGCTGCCAGTCATCGATCCAGAGTCTGGAAATGTCCTGCACATTCTCACCCACAAAAGAATCCTCAAGTTTCTCCATATATTT cagaaAAAAGTTCCCAAGCCTGCATTCATTGGAAGGCAGATCCAGGAGCTTGAGATTGGGACGTTCAGGAACATCGCCACTGTTCAGCAAACAGCATCACTTTATGATGCCCTCTCCATTTTTGTGGAAAGGCGAGTGTCTGCACTACCTGTGGTGGATGAACAAG GCAAAGTGGTGTCACTCTACTCAAGATTTGATGTGATA AATCTAGCAGCCCAGAAGATGTACAACAATCTGGACATGCCGATGCAGGAGGCCGTTCGCAGGCGCTCATGTTTTGTTGAGGGAGTAATCAAGTGCTACCCTGATGAAACCTTGGAAATCATCATAGACCGTATAGTCAACGCTGAGGTAGATGTTTTTCTTTGA